The Mercurialis annua linkage group LG2, ddMerAnnu1.2, whole genome shotgun sequence genome contains a region encoding:
- the LOC126668294 gene encoding uncharacterized protein LOC126668294, protein MSWDYIEEILLSLRLPEKFIKWVMTYVRTPVYSIMINGNPEGFFKGACGIRQGVPMSSLMFVLVMEYPSRSLKQVEDKEFDFHSGCKKLRINHMCFADGLFIICKANLKSVNIIAIILGDFHKASCLGVNTNKSCVYFYGVSIENRDQLLNVWDSLKVSYL, encoded by the coding sequence ATGAGCTGGGACTACATTGAAGAAATCTTGCTAAGTCTTAGATTACCTGAGAAGTTCATTAAGTGGGTTATGACTTATGTGAGAACCCCTGTATACTCCATTATGATCAATGGCAATCCTGAGGGATTCTTCAAAGGTGCTTGTGGGATCAGACAGGGAGTCCCAATGTCCTCTTTGATGTTTGTTTTAGTGATGGAGTATCCCTCAAGATCTCTGAAGCAGGTGGAGGATAAGGAGTTTGACTTCCATTCAGGTTGCAAGAAGTTGAGGATTAATCACATGTGCTTTGCAGATGGTCTTTTCATCATCTGCAAGGCAAACCTGAAGAGTGTGAATATAATTGCTATTATTCTTGGGGATTTTCATAAAGCTTCTTGTCTTGGTGTCAACACCAATAAAAGCTGTGTCTACTTCTATGGGGTTAGCATAGAGAACAGGGATCAATTGTTGAATGTCTGGGATTCTCTGAAGGTGTCCTACCTATAA